In Phaenicophaeus curvirostris isolate KB17595 chromosome 14, BPBGC_Pcur_1.0, whole genome shotgun sequence, a single genomic region encodes these proteins:
- the LOC138726732 gene encoding 5-hydroxyisourate hydrolase-like: MEESQAEGMTEMVNGSLTTHVLNTATGLPAAGVAIRLAQLLEPGLQWLELEQRWTDKDGRCQLPLAPGQAKAGTYKLHFETAAYWQGLGHVSFYPFVEVVFTITDPAQKLHLPLLISPYSYTTYRGS; this comes from the exons ATGGAGGAGAGCCAG GCTGAAGGCATGACTGAGATGGTGAACGGCTCCCTGACCACCCACGTGCTGAACACGGCCACGGGGCTGCCGGCAGCCGGCGTCGCCATCCGCTTGGCCCAGCTGCTGGAGCCAGGGCTGCAGTGGttggagctggagcagag GTGGACGGACAAGGATGGGCGCTGCCAGCTGCCCCTGGCTCCAGGACAGGCCAAGGCCGGCACCTACAAGCTGCACTTTGAGACAGCGGCGTACTGGCAGGGACTGGGGCACGTCAGCTTCTACCCCTTTGTGGAG GTCGTCTTCACCATCACCGACCCAGCCCAGAAGCTGCACCTCCCACTGCTGATCAGCCCCTACTCCTACACAACGTACCGTGGAAGTTAG